The genomic window tatgtccttttattttaaatgcatctctgggttatttgtggggcctgcctggtgtttttacatgaatagaatgtgtgcttttatttaaaatgcatctctgggttatttgtggggcataggaattcgttcattcccccccccccaaaaaaaatagtccggcccaccacatggtctgagggacggtggaccggctgaaaaaggttgctgacccctggtgtagtgaATGGTCTTTGGAGATTTAATTGTtgatttcaaaatgtgttttctttaaaaCTAGACTGTGGGTGGATCTACATTCATGGTTTATaacattaaggaagggttaaggaacgGTTATCACAATGTATTTGGACATACTATGTTTTGCCTGTAACGTTAATAatatgttattaaaatgtgacaccagacggtgctgcagagcaaccagggAAACCGTGTTGTTACAGAGGAAACAGGTAAGGAacgtttttattttaaaagtatgccctgtgatgttTGAGAATGATATatctaatatcgttctaataACGGTAAAAAGGTCAGTGTATATCCAGCTTCTGTTACGGTGTGGGACTGAAGATCTGTTactgttttttctttaatttatgCATTTTCCATGTTTCTATTTACACATCATACTTTCCCATCATACCTTGTTTCTGTACGTTCTTAATGTTGCTAGTACAGAAGAGTTCTGCAAGTAATTTTAAAAGACGGAACCAACACATGAGGTCTGGTGAGAAGATCACACTGGTCTCTTAGCATATAGCTCAGTGACGGAGCATCTGCTTTTCTggtagaagttcccaggttcagtccctggcatctccaggtagggctggggggagacctcagtctgaaatcctggaaggcCTCTGCACTtggtgtacacaatactgagctagatgaaccaatggcagaaggcaacttcctatacagtcataccttggcagtcaaacggaatccgttctggaaatccggtcaacttccaaaacgtttggaaaccaaagcgcggccaattggaagctgtgaaagccccgtcggacatttggcttcaaaaaatagtttgcaaaccggaacagtcacttccaggtttgcggtatttgggagccaaaacgtttgagaactaagctgttcgaaaaccaagacattCCTATGATAAGAACCATGCTGAGTCCTAGGCAtataaggttttgtttttttatttaactcACAATTGTCAACAAAATATACATTGCAACAGTAAATCCTTTGGTACTACAGTATCATGAGATGCAACATTCACTCTGATTGTAAAgctagatttctctctctctctttctctctctctctctcctgcatcaCAACCCCCTATGAGACAGAGCAGGAAAATATGCAGCAAGAAGGGCTTACAGTTCTATAATGGACAGGACAGCTAGTTCTGCACACTTAAGGTTGACATCCTCAGCATGCTTACCTAGCAGTAAGCATGCACCAAAAtctgtggggcttacttccaagtaaacatgcgcTGGATCAGGCTCTGCATTTGCCTGGTTAACACTGCTGCCGAAAACTGCTATGATTGCTGAAATCAAACGTGTGATATGCATAGAATTGGGAGCAAACATTCAAGTAGAAATTGCATTGCCTTTCTCACACTTCTCTCCTTCACGCACTcagcaaaacaaattaaaaaaaatatcccagaAAAAGCCACCTGTTATGAATTTGGGCTCCAATCCTAGCTGTACCCACACATGCGAAAAATCTGGGGAGTGCTCTTAGATAGGTGTGGAGACAGGAGCCTGCCTGCTTATCCACTTAGAGGGTGACCTCATTGTCCTCAATGCTGTGGTGGTCCTCAGCGCTGTGGTGGTGATCCTCAGTGCTGTGGTGGTGATCTTCAGCGCTGAGGTGGTGATCTTCAGCGCTGTGGTGATGATCCTCAGCGCTGTGGTGCTGGCCCTCGGCACTGTGGTGATTTTCAGCGCTGTGGTGGTGATCCTCAGCACTTTCGAAAGTTTGGTTGCTGACGCTGTCAGCATAATGGTCATGATGTGCCTCTTGCAGTATCCCACTGAGGGCCTTCTTGTACTCTCTGCTGTCATGGCTTTCCATGGATACGTGGCTGTCATCGTGGTCACTGTCGTCATGGGGTTCCTCGGCACTCTCAAGTTTCTGGCGGCTGTCGTTCTCCATGCTCTTATCGTGGACCTCGTGGCTGTCTCTCAGGTGACTTGCATCATCACTTTCAAGGCTTGTGTCATGGCTTTCAACAGAATGTGACTTGGAGGAATGGGATTCACGGCTCTCCACGTCTGGGATGCTGTCCACATCATCCGAAACATCATGAGAATCAAACTGTAAGGTCCACAAAAGGAAGACAATAAATGGCCAACCAGAAACAGGAGGGATAGCTACAGTATTGACTCACAGAACAATTGTCATCTCCAACTACATTTTACTcatagcagacccactgaaagaacCCAAAttagccatgtctattaatttcaatgggacgaCTCTGAGTAGGACAAACATTGGCTACAATGCTatgcctacttggaagtaaaccccattgcaTTCACAGGGACTTTACTCTCAGgtatgtgtgtataggattgcagccttaaattgGTTTAGCAGTCATCCTCTTTCTTCAGGAAGCTGTAGGAATGGACAGAGCAGCCTAATTTCACCCTGTTTCTGGCTGCATACTCACCACGCCTATAAACCACCCCTCCACAaagaatattatatatatatataataaattttctttatTATGGTCCCAGACCAGTTTTACATACCATAATAAATGAgcataaaacacaatagaattaAATTTGGTTTAACAATCAAATATAACAATAAACAATACGAATATGGCAGCAGTTGGAAATGTGGTTTAGGTATTCGTCTCTAAAATATTATCTAGTTTGCATCTGAGGTCTTAGTCCTTGTAATTGCACGGCTTGTTCCCTGAGTTTTATGGCAGCCGCGCAAAATTTGGCCACCCTTAGTGTGATCTCTGGATCCTTGCCCTCTAACAGAAGACAATAAATCTTGATCACCTCCATGACTGAGTCACAAAGAATATTGGGAATTACAgcttgttaaggctgctgggaactgtagctctgtgaggggtaaactaaagTTCCCATGTTTCTTTGTGGACGGGGCTGTTGTATGATGTGTATACAGTTATCAGTGGCTCTGGTGCTTAGGCAAAGGTCTGTcctgttcagttcacattttttgAAATAATGCATGAAAAGTCCACATATaaattgtacatatttttgtACACGCTTTTTATgtaaaaccccccccccacttttaagaAGATAAAATATGTGCTTTCCAGTCCTCTCATTTGaaatatatatgcatttctgtgtgtaGATTTTAGGTTATAATACATATTGTATGCACACAttgaagaattaatgcttttgaattatggtgctggaggagactcttgagagtcccatggactgcaagaagatcaaacctatccattcttaaagaaatcagccctgagtgctcactagaagggcagatcctgaagttgaggctccagtactttggccacctcatgagaagagaagactccctagaaaagaccctgatgttgggaaagatggagggcacaaggagaaggggatgacagaggatgagatggttggacagtgttctcgaagcgactggcatgagtttggccaaactgcgagaggcagtgaaggataggcgtgcctggcgtgctctggtccatggggtcacgaagagtcggacacgactgaacgactgaacaacaacaacaaatgcacacATTTGTGTGCTAAAACTGTACCAGAAAATCTGCTGTGAAAAGCAGATTGAACGAATTGCTCCCCATCCCTAGGAGGACACACACCTAGGAATCTTAAACAGAACATTTTTAGCAGTTCAGTTTGTTATTTCTACCCCAGAGTACCCAGGGCAGCTTCCTAATAAAGAATAAactaaattataaaataaaatcagagtttacaaataaataaatagacacaaTCAACAATCCAAACTACCTTCACCAGACTACAGTTCCTAAATTTATTATGCCCAGATAGTTATAGTGGCATAGAACGGGGCTGGGTAGGTCAGAAAACTTTATAGCGACCTTACGTTTTATATTTATTTGAACTCTGTATTGGGGAACCTGACAAATTCCTTTTCTTCTGGAGTTTTCATGctcccaaacaaaaacaaacatgtcTTGGTTAACTAAATTTTAAGACCAGGAATCCCAGagattttgcttttctttcctggCATTGCTAGGACTTTTGTGAAGTCTACCCaccagatttttattatttttactttaggCAGGGAATTTCCTAAAAGAGCATTACTACTTTTCCTTCCAAGCCTTCTTTGCAACGACTTGCTTCCTGTTTCAACTGGCACCTTCACGGCAACCACAAGCGATGCTTTTCAAATATGCAATGTTTTTAATATCTCTGGCTTTGCAGAAGCTTCTGTGAGACAGATGGACTTTTAAAACTGAACACTTGCTTCCCCTTGTGCGGTTAGGGAAGATGAATGGAAGGAGAATGAGTTGCTATGGGTTCTAAAAAAGAACACCCAGACATACCATAGCATTGCTGCCCCGGGGGAATTAAACCATGACACCCATAGAGTAAGAATTCTGCTGGCAAAAATGTGTGAACCGTAATAACTGCGGGTGGGTTATATATTTGTAAAGAGGTCATCTCCCTAGCTCTTTTTACTTGCAGTACATCTGTAGCATTTACCTTTCCAGATCTTTTGTGCGCCTTTACGGATTTCTCAAAATGTACCAGGTCAACTTTCGACTTCATTCCGTAAGGTACATCTCCTCTGCCAGTAAAGACCTCAGGAGTGACAGGCAAGGAAAAAGGAGCCTCGGTAGGGTAATCTGTGACGCCGTTTTCGTGTGACTCATCCGACTCATCCGAATCGTCATGGTCATCATCGTCCACATCACTATGGTCGTCGTCATCTTCCTTGCTCTCGCTTTGAGGCACCAGAAGGGTCTGCACGGAGAGAGAAGCGACTCAGTATTACAGGATGCAGAGATGTAACACTCAAAACACGTTTATAGGCCTGGGTGTGCCTGATGACTGCACAACACAAACACAAGCCTAGGGGGAAGGATAGAGGTGAAAATTAGGGGAGAATTAGTTAGGCACCCATGCTGTCTGCTGTGTGTCCTCTGCAGTTGCCTTTTCCAGCCCTTGTCTTGCGACACTAATGCAAACTCAATCTCTGTTTCCTAATATGCAGgttcctgccccctgccccaggcCATGTAAACCTGCTCCTATGGAACAGTGATCAGCCGGTGGATGGAAGTGAAGGGTACATGGATGTAAGAAAAAATATTCTACGGTCAGAAGTGAAAGGCACATGGATGAAACAATATTCTACGGCAGGAACGGGGAGCCTGCAGCCTTCCAAAATTTTGTTGGACTGTGGCCCCCATCAGCCCTGacaattggtcatgctggctggggcttgatgggagctgaagtccaacaacactggggagagccataggttccccatccctgttgtacaATCCTTCTAGCGGCAGCACTGACGCAGGGGGTTTTGTACACAAGATGCACTTGGTTGGAGGAAAACTTACCTGTTGCTCAGTGATCTCATCGCTTTCTTCGGAGGACAGAGAGGCCTGAAAATGAAACAGTTGTTTCGTGAAGgcttgttttacacacacacacacacacacacacacacacacacacatcatgatcccactgaattttttttaaaaagtcatttcagAAAAGGTCATTTCATTAAACCAGAAAACGTCAAATGAGTACGGTAGTTTTAGGACAGACAAAACGTCTCTGTGCACTGCATGACTGACTAATGGGATTTGCTGCTACACAATGCAGTGATGACCAGTGGCTCAGACGGCTTTAGgagaagattagacaaatgcaaGAAGGTAGGTATATAAAGGGTTCTTATCCTTGACAGCTAACTGGAACCTCTGGATTTAGAGGTAGTGAGGCTCTGAATACCAGAGGACAAGCACAGAGGGAGATCTATTGCCTTTAAGCAGTGCCTGGAGGCTCCCCAGAActatctggttggcttctgttgaGAAGAGGATGGAGGTGGCGGGCATTTCCTTATGACCTCTTTCTGGTCAAGCGATTGATAGGTGTTTGGGTTTGGATTCAattggaaagtaaaaaaaaaaaagacaaactaGAAACACAAAATGAATAGAAAAGCCAGCAAAAATTAAATCTAGGAACCAATACAGAGTCCGAGGCAAGCTaaaagttagtcatgactaacgcCCAGTGGGATTTCCACATTGATCCTATGCATCTTCACTTGGAataaagtcccactgagtttagtcaaacttatttccaggtaattatgcacagaattgcagctaGATTGGGATTTTATCCAACCAGGTCTGTGGAAAATTATCTCTGCTGAAATTTTCTTGGACCAAGAACAAGAGCAAATTGCCTACCTACATGGATAGAAGAGTACCGGTTCTAGATTCAATCCCACTGTCCCCTCTTGGCATTTCGGtacagtataaaggtaaaggtacccctgacaactctgggattgcgtgctcatctcgctctataggccgagagagtcggcgtttgtccacagacagcttcccggtcatgtggccagcatgactaagctgcttctggagaactagagcagtgcacggaaatgtcctttaccttcccaccggagcgttacctatttatctacttgcactttgacgtgctttcgacctgctaggtgggcaggagctgggaccaaaaaacaggagctcaccccgttgcggggattcgaactgccgacctcctgatcggcaagccctaggctctgtggtttagaccacagctccacccgcgtcctgcTCGGTACAGTATAGGTTATATCATATGTTGGTCATACTCAGaatggacccattgaaattaatgggcaggCCAAATTttggtccattgatttcaatgtgagtGGAACTTAGTTGGGTACAACCACATCTTGATTCTTTAGAGATAGCTTTAACTTGATGGAGAAGAAAGGCTTTGTACCGGCTGGGAGGACACCTGATGCTCCTGAGACTCGTGGCTGTTCACATGCTCCTGGCTGTGCTCCTGGCTATGTGAGTGATGGTGGTGATGCCCGTGAGTATGGTGTTCATGATGATGCTTGGCAAcctttaacaa from Lacerta agilis isolate rLacAgi1 chromosome 9, rLacAgi1.pri, whole genome shotgun sequence includes these protein-coding regions:
- the SPP1 gene encoding osteopontin, with translation MMKIAVLCMCLFAITLAYPVGKHHDSKSSEDYHVAKHHHEHHTHGHHHHHSHSQEHSQEHVNSHESQEHQVSSQPASLSSEESDEITEQQTLLVPQSESKEDDDDHSDVDDDDHDDSDESDESHENGVTDYPTEAPFSLPVTPEVFTGRGDVPYGMKSKVDLVHFEKSVKAHKRSGKFDSHDVSDDVDSIPDVESRESHSSKSHSVESHDTSLESDDASHLRDSHEVHDKSMENDSRQKLESAEEPHDDSDHDDSHVSMESHDSREYKKALSGILQEAHHDHYADSVSNQTFESAEDHHHSAENHHSAEGQHHSAEDHHHSAEDHHLSAEDHHHSTEDHHHSAEDHHSIEDNEVTL